The sequence AATAGGTCAGATCACCCGCGCGACCTGCCACGCCATCGGGAGCGCCTTCGATGGACAACTTCTTCGGAAGGTCAGAGATGCGCTCGATCTGAGCGTAGTCGGTCAGAGTGAGCGACAACGGCAGCAATGCTGCGAAATCGCGACCAGCGGCGCTGTTTTCCAGCGTGGCAATAACTTCATGTCCATAGACGTCCATGCGAATTTTCACGGGGGTGGACTCCGGCAGTTCTTGGGAAGGCGCTGCGGTCGCGGCGTTGGAGGTTGCGGGGCTGCACGCAGTTGCGAAAAGCGCCATTACGACCAGGAAAGGAAGGATCAAACGTCGCGTTGAGAGCCTTGAATATGCGGTGGCATTCATCTGTGGTCTCCGGAGTGCGGCCAGTCTGCACCTTGCGCGAGACTTTGATTAGATGATTAATGCTTAAATGGTCTATTAGGTAAACTAATTAATCGTTCTGCGAGACTGGGGCCATGGCCAAGCGAAACCTCAACGATCTGCTCGCGTTCGTGACCGTAGCTCGCGAAGGCAGCTTTACCCGGGCCGCCGCACATTTGGGCGTCTCCCAATCAGCGCTCAGTCAAGCGATTCGTGGGTTGGAAACGCGACTACGCATCCGATTGCTGACCAGAACCACGCGCAGTGTTTCCCCGACCGCGGCCGGCGAACGTTTGGTGCAGGCGATCGGGCATCGCTTCGACGAAATCGAAGCCGAACTTGATGCGCTGACCGAGCTACGCGACAAGCCGGCAGGAACGGTGCGCATCACATGCGGTGACCACGTTCTGCGGACGACTCTGTGGCCGAAACTCGCGCCGCTCCTGGGCGACTATCCTGATATCAACATGGAGTTCGACGTCAGCTACGGGCTGCGCGACATCGTCGCGGATCGTTTCGATGCCGGCGTGCGGATGGGCGAGCAAGTACAGAAGGACATGATCGCGATCCCGATCGGCCCGAAGCTGCGAATGGCTGCCGTCGCCTCGCCTTCCTACTTTGCGAGTCACCCGCCACCGAAGGCACCACGGGATTTGATGGAGCATCGTTGCATCAACTTGCGATTCCCGACGCACGGTGGCTTGTACGCCTGGGAGTTCGAGCGCCACGGTCGCGAACTCAACGTGCGCGTCGACGGGCAACTCGTCTTCAATAATTCGCACCACATCGTCGCGGCAGCGCTCGATGGATTCGGCGTCGCATTCTTACCGGAAGAAGAGTTCGCTCCCCATATCCAAGAGGGACGCTTGTTGCGCGTGCTCGAAGATTGGTGTCCGCCGTTTCCTGGCTATCACCTTTACTATCCCAGTCGCCGACAGCCGTCGCCAGCCTTCTCTCTCGTAGTCGATGCGCTTCGCATCAGCGATAGCGTTCCGAAAAAACGGAAGAGGCGACCTTAAGGCGATCTTGGCTCATAGCGAGCACGTAAGGAGGGGGCACCAGGCACCACTGCCCGGGGTGCTGGTGAGCTGCGATGCGGAGCGGCTTCTATCGGGGTGCCCTGAGCTCGTGTTCGAGCTGCGCCCGCGAATGCGGGCCTCCAACGCAAAGGGGGTAGCGGCTACCTTCATGCCCTGCGGAAAAATTATGGCTCGGTATGCGCCCGTCGCCGCGTTGACCGACCTGGGTTATTCGATGTTAGTCCCGTTCAACAACCGAACCAGCCACTCCTCGACGACGTTGATGGCCGCGTCCTCGGACTCGCACCAAATTCGCGCGCGGTCGTCGCATGAGCGGTGAAGGCCGATGACCGCGATGCGCGCCTTTCCCTTGCGCGCGCCGATCTTGGCGAAGGTGACGCCCGAAGCGCCGCCACGGCGGAGGTGCAGCTCGGAATGCTCGCCATCTGCCGAGCCCATGAGGTGCCATCCAAACTCCGACAAGTTCATGTCACCTCCCCCTGATCGTTGACGCGCAGGATGGCGGCATCGACCGCGCGTGCCTATTGTCCTTGGGGGCAGGTGCACGCGCGCTTCAGCCACTCGCATGATGGTGTTTTGCGCTCGGATCTCTTGCGTCCCTCGTGCGCAATGCCCGCGCGGCGCGTATTGTCCCCGCTCACTGCGCGGCCCATTGGGCGCCGCAGCGGTCACGGCACCTGCCCGCGACGCGACTACGGGACCAACGCGGATAGCCCTCTCATCCATTCGCTGCTTGCAATTGATGAAGTCCCGCCTACCAGTCAGCGCCGAAAGTCACGCACCTACGAGTTGCCGTGGCCAAATGCGATTATTGTCCTCTCCTTGAACCTGACGCCAAAGGCGAAGCGATGGATGACGGGCTTGCATTTCTTAGAGAGATCGAAGCGAAAGCTGAGGTCTTGGCGGACGTAGTTGCGCCGATTTTCGGAGACTCACCCAAAACTTACGTCCACGCCGCCGGCTTCGGCAGCGGCTTCATAGCCAGCCGAGGTACAACGTTCTTCTTCATAACGGCCGATCACGTTGTCGACGATTTCTCGAAATTCAAGGTCGCCGTCGCAAACATCGCTGGCAGATCGTTCGATCTCAGTTTGCTGCGATTTTCTCGCAACGAATCTCGCGACTGCGCTGTTGCGACCCTTCCGCACCAGCTACTAGCGCCGACCGATTTCAAGCACTACGAGCTTGACTGGGATTGGTCGAACTGGACGTCAACCGGAGTGTTCGTCGCGATAGGGTATCCAAGCACGAGAAACGAATTGAAACCAGGCTTCGGGAAGGCCGATCGAAACGAAGTCCGTGTTTTTGCCACGCCGAGCAACGAGAGACCTCGCAAGACGAAGCTTATCGACTACTTCGCGCTGAGCTATGACCCAGAAAACATTAAGAGATCAGACGGCAGCCCCGTGGAACTGCCGGATCTGCACGGCATGAGCGGCGGTCCGTGCCTAGAAATCATGAGATCGCCTACCGCGGAATATTCTTTCAAATTTGCGGGAGTTGTTTCTGAGTTTCATCCCGCTGAAAAAGCACTGCTGATAGCAATTGTTGACGCGGCGCAATACGTTGACGCGACGTCGCTGATACCGCAGCACACCCCGCCACCACGTCAGTAGAAGCTCGTACAACGAGGGGAGCCCTTGCCTGAGGCCCCCTTCGCCGAAATCTCATTTGAGCAGTCGATCAATTATTTTGACCCGAGCCTGCATGCCATCCGCGCGATCGTTGATCAACGATTGGCGAACGCGCTTCAAATACCCCCGCCCTCGCGATGATTCAGCGAGACTCTCGGCGAGCGATATAAATAGCTTTCCATCCCGAACCAACCGACCAAACGTTTCAGGCGACAGGTCTCGTCGCACAAATAGCTCGACAACCCCCATCCTCATTCGCTCGGCGCGATTCTCTTGAAACCAAAAGATAGGGAACGGCAAGCGGCTATCAAGCAGTCGCCAGGCACTATCCGACAATTGATTCCGCTCTACAGCCTCGTAGGCACTTTCAAAACCAAGTTGCGCCAACTCCGCCGAGAAGCGCGATCGATAGGTCAAAGCCCTGCTAAAGAAGAACGCAGCCGCATAGAGCGAATCGTCGCCACTCAAGGCCCCGCGAGAACGTCGCCAAGCGCTAAGCAAAGGATCGTCGTCAATCTCACCCGTCAGGGCATCCGGTCTCAACTGCCGCATCAAGGCAACCAAGAACTCTTTATCAACGCTAGCGGCTGTTCGCAGATAAGATGCGACTGCGGACTCATCCAACGGAGCGGAACGGAGCCATTTTACGACGGTTTCGCGTGCGTCATGGAATGACTTCTCCATCGCCGACAACAAATATTTGTAGCCGAACTCGCGCCCCGCCCTGCCGAAAAGATCGCTTCTTCCCGCTTCGATCATTGCCTCCATTGCTTGCATTTCATGGCCGGACAATCGCGCGGCAGCGAAACCTTGCTCGACGTCACCAACGCTCCGCCAAAACTCAGGCTCCGAAGCAAGTTCTGGCCGAATCGAGAGAACTTGCGGCAAGAGATCCGGCACGCGCCACACCCCTTCTAGCAGTTCCTCTGTTGCGAGTGTCGCGAGTGTTGGAGCCACTACTAGGCGAACGAGCCTTTCGTCGTGTCGAATGTTGGCAAGTAGCTGCGGCTCTCGCCTCCACGCGGCTCTGCCTAACCTGGTTGCAGCATCGGCAAGGTCAGTCTCGTCGATCGAATGAAGCCCAGACCACAAAATTTCAAACGTTTGATCGTCAACCTGATCGACGCGCTCAATGGCAGCCTTTGCAACTAGCGAACGAGCCGTTCCCGCCTCAGCCCCGAGACTACTTTGGATCAAGTTGTACGCCCTTCCAAACGCAGCAGGATCACTGCTGAAGGAGTGCATCGTTACGTGCAATTGGCAAAGCGCCTTGAAAGCCTCGCGACCGGTCAGGACGTCCGAGCCCAGCCTGCGAAAGAATGAGCGCAGGCCTTCTCGATCTGGCTCGCGGAGGTCTTCAATTGCATCGTCGACCCATGCTTCGTACAGCGGAGCAATGCTCTCCACATCAATAGCCCCGGCAAATCGCATGCGAGCAGAGCGATCCAAGCTAGGAAGTATCTGCAGGTCAAACGGCGTGCTTTCGACTGATCGATCTGCCGCAGAAAATGTGCAAAACCGGAAGCCCCTCCTAAGCCGTGGCCACTGCTGCGACCACAACTCCAAAATTAGTTCTTCTATATCGGGCCAAGCCCGACCAATCACGAGGCGGTTCTTCGGCTGGCCGTACACCGCCGAAATAAGTTGCCTTACCCACGGATCGGGCCAACTAGCTGCGCGTTCGCCGCTATTGGAGTGCATCGCGAGAGGACTTCTGTAGATGCTGAGATCGCCACTGTCATTCGGGCGCTTGAACATCGTGTTGAGCGCAGTCAACGATTGGCAGACGGCCAGATCGGCGAAGTCCACCAGCAACGTATGCGTCCAAACACAGCCTGGGCGCGACATCTCGGGTGCCGGCCAGGTTCGTGCGAGCGCATAAACACCAGAATCGACTAATGGATAGCCTGTCAGGTAGCCGTGCGGGTCGAGCCGAGCCCCGGCGCCAGAAATATCGCTAAGCGCCAAAAGGGTCTTCTGATCGCGCGAACTTAGCTGTTTGGAGAAAGCAAGTTGCCTATGGCCTTCGGCATATCCGTGAAGGGCTTGGTGCACGACGAGTCTATTTGTTACCCCATGAGCCATTGGAGCGGCTCCGTCAGGTCATGCGACTCGCCCGTGGCGCTCACAAGCTGCACCCGGACTGACGCGCAATCCAAATTCCGAAGTCTCTCCGCCTCAGGAACAGGCGCCGCATCATCGCTGACCTGCTCGTAGTCACCGCCCTGCGCGCTTACGCCAAACACTCTCCAATCCCAGCCGTCAGCGTTGCGGCGCAGGTACTGAGCGAGTAGCGGCATCTTCTGCTCAAGGTACTCAATCGGAGTGAGCCTCTCGCCTTTCGCTTTATCCCACGCTGAAAACATGACAGCCAAGCGACGTGCACCCTGATCAAGAGGCGGCACACGTAAGAGCTGCAACAAATCAACAAGTTGCACTTGCGTCGGCGAAAGTCTCGGGTGCCACTCAACGATTTCATCGTCGCCGGCAACTAAACCAAGCTTCTTGGCAAGCGCGACCTCATCCACAACCCAGCTAGGAGCCTGAATCGTGTCCGCGTGGACGAAGAGCAGGACGCCTCCTGCGCGAAGCGTTTCGGCCACTTCAGGTTCGCAGTCTCGATCCTCCCACATGCGCCGGTACGCTTCGCCGGGAAGATCTGGGAACGTCACTCGGACAGTCTCGTCCTCAGAATCAAGCAACGTCATGCTCACCAGACGGTTGCCAACTAGCGCGGTGCGATCCTGAACCCTTGCATCTCGCCACCGAGCAGCGATTTCGTTTAGGTATGAAACGTCGCCGTTACGAAGGCCCCCGAATCTCAGCAGCGTTTCCACATCCCTGGCGGTAATTACGTGCCACAGAGCTGCCAGGAACGTGGTTTTTCCGGATGCCGGCAAGCCAATAACGACTACCGAGCGATCATTACTCATGACCGCTCTCCCGTAACCGCAACAGCGCCTGTGAGACGACCGAATGCCCGGCGCGCAACGGGCAACTCTGCGGCGACTTCGAGATCAGGTTTGCGTGGCCCAAGCCAAAACTGGAGGAGATCACCGACCCCTACACCTCTAATCACAGCCTCCGATTTCGGCGAAGCAGCCACCTGAAATGTCCGGACGCCTTCAAGGCTATGGGGGAAAATCTTTTGCGCATCCGCCACTAGTGACTCAAAGAATTGGATCGCCTGGTCGCCCTTCGGGGAGGAGCGCACCTCATCGAGCTTGGTGAGAACGAACCCAAACTGACAGCCGTGGCGCACGACGTTCGCGTCATGCATCCCCTGAAGAATCATTAGAATCTCGCTGCGCAAATTATGGCGCCCGCCAGTTAGGAGGCGATGTCCATCAACCAAGACGCAAATTGTGTCCGCTGCTTCGACTTCAAAGAACCCTTTGGCATTGGACGCATCATCAGCAGCTTCGCGATACTCCTCGCCAGCACGATCGCCGAGCAATAACGAGAGACCTTCGCCGGCCAAACCACCCGCTACTTCGAGGTGATAGAAGCGAACTTCGCCACGCGGAGTTCTAGCCATGTGGGGAACACTTCGACGCGATGCAGCCCTGGCATCGTGGCAAGCCTGCTCAAAAGCATGCAGGCTTTCAGAGCGACAAAACTCCACATCCGAAACCGAGCCTTCTTGGAATAGATCATAAAGACTCGCAATCAAACTTGTCTTCCCAGAGTCGCTTGAGCCAATGATGGCAACGACGCGACCGGGCCCCCTGCGCAGAACGCGGGATGCATCATTGGCTTCCAACGCTCTGGCCGACCGCAAACCGACGTTTCGTTCGTCTCGCTCCTCAATTAGAGCCTGCTCCCCCAGCGCTGACTGCACTGGCGCCCGCCCATAATGCGGACAAGCTTCTAACGATAGGCCTTCAACGCACCGACCTGTCTCAGCGATACGGCAATCAATATTGGCGCACAGAACCGGTTCCGAAACCGCATCCGACCCTTGTTCCATGATTCACCTCAGGAGAAGCATCAAGCGCTCGCGGTAAAACAGCTCGGCCAGTGTTAGCGGGTTCATCTTGCGGGACGCATCGATTTCTGTGGCAGCCGCCCAGCCCGCAATCCATGCATCCCCAGGCCCCGTCTCTATCAGACGTTTAATGGCAAAGTGCAGCGGCTCCGTCAGCGCGGAGGGGTCCATGTCCCGGACCTGCTCGGCCAACCACTCTACGCGGATACCGTTGAGGGCTGCCGGAACAGTCATGGGTTTTTGCTTGTCCAGACCAGCGCGACTTAGCAGCGCGCTAATCGAACGAGGCCCGGGCAGCGCCCAAGTTGCGCGAGCGAGCTCACCCGCAAGTACGAACGGTCTTGCGTCCAAAGGAACTGCGTCAAAGGAGCAGTTGTAATCTTCGCTACGCAGTCCGGTGAGCCACCACAGCATCTCCAACTCTTCATCTTGAATGCTGATGAAGCGCTCAAAGGCGCGAAAAGCCTTAGAGCTTCGCTGAGCCGAAGTTCGCATTGCGATTCGCGAGGCCTCAGCGGCCAACTCAAAGGCCTGCGCAACACCATCCCAATTCGGCTGCTCACGAACCTTCGTGGCGGCCTTCTCAAAATCGAGCTTCGGTGGATCACTCGACATGAGCGTATCCAATACAGGTCGCTCGCGCCTCTCATCGGAAAGCCGAACGATTGCGTTCTCCGCAATGGATACCAGGTTCATCGGAAGCTCTGGCTTCCTAGCCTCGCTAAACGAAGCGGTGGAAATCGCAAGCGCCGCGAGCGACGCCAAATCTGCGTCGAGCGTCACGTCCTCCATAAGCACAACCAGCGTCACCGCAGAGAGTATTTGAAGCTCTCGATCGTTGCCGCTCATTTCAAACGTATCGTCCTTGCTCCGAATCGATTGCCGTATGGTCTGAACTGATTGCGGGGAAGGAAGGGCACGACCACCGAAAGCCAGGCGCACGAGCGCCTCCACCAATTTGGCGTCCGTCTCTTCAACTACGGCCATCACTCCATTCCAGCGGGCAGTTCGTCGCGAGGAGTCATCCCCTAAATTAACTGCCGAGTACCATCGCGCAAAGTCTTGATGCATCTCGTCGCCCCCTTGCACCGTCATTGGCTTTCCTTTTGCGCCACTTGTCGCGCTAGTTCGTCAAGCTTCCCGCGCTCGCTGGCCCTGATCAAAGCGCGCCCATAGCGCTCAGGCTCGGGAACTCGCATCTCGTCCTCTGTAATCAGGTCAAGGCCCAAAGCAATTTCGCGACGTTGACTTGACTGCAATTTCCAGAATCGAAAAACGAGGTTGCGCGTAATGGGGTCACCCATAGCCGCCTCACTATCCGCATCGGCCGAATCCGCCGGTTGGTAAAGGCTTTCGGAGCCTCCGATTCCAGCATCGTCAACCACA comes from Lysobacter sp. KIS68-7 and encodes:
- a CDS encoding serine protease yields the protein MAKCDYCPLLEPDAKGEAMDDGLAFLREIEAKAEVLADVVAPIFGDSPKTYVHAAGFGSGFIASRGTTFFFITADHVVDDFSKFKVAVANIAGRSFDLSLLRFSRNESRDCAVATLPHQLLAPTDFKHYELDWDWSNWTSTGVFVAIGYPSTRNELKPGFGKADRNEVRVFATPSNERPRKTKLIDYFALSYDPENIKRSDGSPVELPDLHGMSGGPCLEIMRSPTAEYSFKFAGVVSEFHPAEKALLIAIVDAAQYVDATSLIPQHTPPPRQ
- a CDS encoding GTPase-associated system all-helical protein GASH, coding for MTVQGGDEMHQDFARWYSAVNLGDDSSRRTARWNGVMAVVEETDAKLVEALVRLAFGGRALPSPQSVQTIRQSIRSKDDTFEMSGNDRELQILSAVTLVVLMEDVTLDADLASLAALAISTASFSEARKPELPMNLVSIAENAIVRLSDERRERPVLDTLMSSDPPKLDFEKAATKVREQPNWDGVAQAFELAAEASRIAMRTSAQRSSKAFRAFERFISIQDEELEMLWWLTGLRSEDYNCSFDAVPLDARPFVLAGELARATWALPGPRSISALLSRAGLDKQKPMTVPAALNGIRVEWLAEQVRDMDPSALTEPLHFAIKRLIETGPGDAWIAGWAAATEIDASRKMNPLTLAELFYRERLMLLLR
- a CDS encoding cyclophilin-like fold protein; amino-acid sequence: MNATAYSRLSTRRLILPFLVVMALFATACSPATSNAATAAPSQELPESTPVKIRMDVYGHEVIATLENSAAGRDFAALLPLSLTLTDYAQIERISDLPKKLSIEGAPDGVAGRAGDLTYYAPWGNLAIFVGDGKHAHGLVRLGRVESGLQALQRPGPLNVRIERIEK
- a CDS encoding LysR family transcriptional regulator, which codes for MAKRNLNDLLAFVTVAREGSFTRAAAHLGVSQSALSQAIRGLETRLRIRLLTRTTRSVSPTAAGERLVQAIGHRFDEIEAELDALTELRDKPAGTVRITCGDHVLRTTLWPKLAPLLGDYPDINMEFDVSYGLRDIVADRFDAGVRMGEQVQKDMIAIPIGPKLRMAAVASPSYFASHPPPKAPRDLMEHRCINLRFPTHGGLYAWEFERHGRELNVRVDGQLVFNNSHHIVAAALDGFGVAFLPEEEFAPHIQEGRLLRVLEDWCPPFPGYHLYYPSRRQPSPAFSLVVDALRISDSVPKKRKRRP